One region of Oncorhynchus nerka isolate Pitt River linkage group LG22, Oner_Uvic_2.0, whole genome shotgun sequence genomic DNA includes:
- the gjd4 gene encoding gap junction delta-4 protein produces MGRQSASEVVFICLNHNITLVGKIWLILMILLRILVLLFAGYPLYQDEQERFVCNTIQPGCANVCYDIFAPISLFRYWLVQLLVLCLPYIIFVTYVIHKVTSRLTIDTTDPSDRVGAEPLYQIQQESFRKMALAKTAIQAQHGRSQCFTGAYTLHLLFRILLEAGFGVAHYYLFGFYIPRRFLCQQTPCTTQVDCYISRPTEKTVMLNFMLGAGALSLLLNLADLICAIKRSVTQKTKRKMLVEKMYEEEQYYLPSSGGSRGVEANIPLLPQNLVVEPITFRKRGASKSSTADQGAYPHLGEAENTSAPRCGSSFSSGHPGANTNENNLYPAAQEEGPEAEGSEVALCPVEPIGTPRSIRVCKRSRLKPPPPPRRNLCPPTATAAGVPPGTAVCTRRVGQYTLVEMTASDLQSNNSEGQEKRSEWV; encoded by the exons ATGGGCAGACAGAGCGCTTCCGAGGTGGTCTTCATCTGTCTAAACCACAACATAACGCTTGTAG GGAAGATCTGGTTGATCCTGATGATTTTACTGAGGATCCTGGTCCTGCTCTTTGCAGGATACCCCCTCTACCAAGATGAACAGGAACGCTTTGTGTGTAACACCATCCAGCCGGGCTGTGCTAACGTCTGCTACGACATCTTCGCTCCTATCTCTCTGTTCCGCTACTGGCTTGTTCAGCTGCTCGTTCTCTGTCTCCCATACATCATCTTCGTTACCTACGTCATCCATAAAGTCACATCACGCCTCACCATCGACACTACTGACCCCTCAGATAGAGTTGGAGCTGAACCGCTCTACCAGATCCAGCAGGAGTCATTCAGGAAGATGGCCCTGGCCAAGACAGCCATCCAGGCGCAGCACGGCAGGAGTCAGTGCTTCACAGGAGCATACACCCTCCATCTTCTGTTCAGGATACTGCTGGAGGCCGGGTTTGGGGTGGCCCACTACTACCTGTTTGGGTTCTATATCCCCAGGAGGTTCCTGTGCCAGCAGACTCCCTGCACCACTCAGGTAGACTGCTACATCTCCAGGCCCACGGAGAAGACGGTCATGCTGAACTTCATGCTGGGGGCCGGAGCCCTGTCGTTATTACTCAACTTGGCTGATCTCATCTGCGCCATCAAGCGCTCGGTGACGCAGAAGACCAAAAGGAAGATGTTGGTGGAGAAGATGTACGAGGAGGAGCAGTACTACCTCCCCTCCAGCGGGGGGAGCAGAGGCGTGGAGGCTAACATCCCTCTACTTCCCCAGAACCTGGTGGTGGAACCTATAACCTTCCGGAAGAGAGGAGCCAGTAAGTCCAGCACTGCTGACCAAGGAGCCTATCCCCATCTGGGGGAGGCTGAGAACACCTCTGCCCCTCGCTGTGGCTCTAGTTTCTCCTCGGGGCATCCAGGCGCCAACACCAATGAGAACAACCTCTACCCTGCAGCCCAGGAGGAGGGCCCCGAAGCAGAGGGGAGCGAGGTGGCTCTGTGCCCTGTAGAGCCCATCGGGACACCCAGGTCCATCAGGGTTTGCAAACGCAGTCGCCTCAAACCGCCCCCGCCCCCACGACGGAACCTGTGCCCCCCAACGGCAACCGCTGCGGGCGTCCCACCAGGAA